The Sinomicrobium kalidii genome contains a region encoding:
- a CDS encoding glycoside hydrolase family 2 protein — protein sequence MNTYEKAAMGKWILMVLFTMVSVKLVTGQTAMINVQSRDRTSLNGDWKAMIDPAGRGEYLRVWLEKKPQKKTDFFEYSFEGAPVLEVPGDFNSQMPELTYYEGTVWYKKQFTPSLQPGKRLFVYFGAVNYLADVYLNGEKIGSHEGGFTPFQFEITGKVRKGENSLIVKVDNRRLKNGLPGTGYDWFNYGGITRDVDLVETNNTYIEDYFIQLKKGSLDTVQGWVRLNGPETVQKINIRIPELNLAYSTKTDGKDIARVEFSSDFDLWSPENPKRYEVIVESETDTVTDRIGFRSIEVQGDKILLNKRPVFLKAVNIHEENPYKGTRAYSMEDARQLLTPAKELGCNLVRLVHYPHSEHMVKEAEKMGLMVWSELPIYQHIRFSDSLMPQKMKNMLHEMVRRDRNRCGVVIWALSNETYPGTPGRNKALAELTRKCRAADPTRPVTHVTNTQSYENNTFGIKDSLYLHSDIVSINEYIGWYIPWQGRPADTRWNIAFPDKPVFISEFGGEALYGNNDGPADEAAYWTEGYQEKIYTDQVKMFGTIPNLSGVCPWLLFDYRSLGRMHPVYQQGYNRKGLLSENGDKKKAWYIMKNYFKSK from the coding sequence ATGAATACATACGAAAAGGCGGCTATGGGGAAATGGATATTGATGGTTCTGTTCACTATGGTTTCCGTCAAATTGGTAACCGGGCAGACCGCAATGATAAATGTGCAGTCCAGGGACCGGACAAGCCTGAACGGTGACTGGAAAGCTATGATCGACCCGGCCGGGCGTGGCGAATACCTCCGGGTATGGCTGGAGAAAAAACCGCAGAAAAAAACCGACTTTTTCGAATATTCGTTTGAAGGCGCCCCCGTATTGGAAGTGCCTGGCGACTTCAACTCCCAAATGCCCGAACTCACCTATTACGAAGGCACGGTCTGGTACAAAAAACAGTTTACCCCTTCCCTTCAGCCGGGGAAAAGGCTGTTTGTTTATTTCGGGGCGGTGAATTACCTGGCGGATGTGTACCTCAACGGGGAGAAAATAGGAAGCCACGAAGGCGGTTTTACTCCTTTCCAGTTTGAGATTACCGGCAAAGTCAGGAAAGGGGAAAATTCCCTGATCGTTAAAGTAGACAACCGACGCTTGAAAAACGGTTTGCCCGGTACAGGCTACGACTGGTTCAATTACGGCGGCATTACCCGGGATGTCGACTTGGTGGAAACCAACAACACCTATATCGAAGACTATTTCATCCAGTTAAAAAAAGGCAGCCTGGACACCGTTCAGGGATGGGTGCGGTTAAACGGGCCGGAAACAGTACAGAAGATCAACATACGGATTCCCGAACTCAACCTTGCCTATAGTACAAAAACTGACGGAAAAGACATTGCCCGTGTTGAATTTTCTTCGGATTTTGACCTGTGGTCACCCGAAAATCCCAAACGTTACGAAGTGATCGTTGAAAGCGAAACGGATACGGTTACAGACCGGATCGGGTTCAGGAGTATCGAAGTACAAGGGGATAAAATTTTGCTTAACAAGCGGCCCGTATTCCTGAAAGCGGTGAATATCCATGAAGAAAACCCGTATAAGGGGACCAGGGCGTATTCCATGGAAGATGCCCGGCAGCTACTTACCCCTGCAAAGGAGCTGGGGTGCAACCTTGTGCGGCTGGTGCATTATCCGCACAGTGAGCACATGGTGAAAGAAGCCGAAAAAATGGGTTTGATGGTGTGGAGTGAACTCCCCATATATCAGCATATCCGATTTTCCGATAGCCTTATGCCGCAGAAAATGAAGAACATGCTCCACGAAATGGTCCGCCGGGACCGGAACCGCTGCGGGGTGGTCATCTGGGCGTTGTCCAACGAAACCTACCCCGGCACCCCCGGCCGGAACAAAGCCCTGGCAGAGCTGACCCGGAAATGCAGGGCAGCCGATCCCACCCGGCCGGTTACCCATGTGACGAACACCCAGAGCTACGAAAACAACACCTTTGGGATAAAGGATTCGCTTTACCTGCATTCCGATATTGTTTCGATCAATGAATATATCGGCTGGTATATCCCCTGGCAAGGCAGGCCGGCGGACACCAGGTGGAACATTGCGTTTCCTGATAAGCCCGTGTTTATTTCGGAATTCGGGGGAGAAGCCTTATACGGAAACAATGACGGCCCGGCTGACGAAGCCGCTTACTGGACGGAAGGATACCAGGAAAAAATTTATACCGACCAGGTAAAAATGTTCGGTACCATACCCAACCTGTCCGGGGTGTGCCCCTGGCTATTGTTCGATTACCGGTCACTCGGGCGGATGCACCCTGTCTATCAACAAGGCTATAACAGGAAAGGGTTGTTGTCCGAGAACGGCGATAAAAAGAAAGCCTGGTATATCATGAAAAACTATTTCAAAAGTAAATAA
- a CDS encoding carboxylesterase/lipase family protein has translation MKTITNFILFCFTASVLCITGCKQKTARQPLPIVETGSGRVSGSLDDDIYSFKGIPYARAQRFMPPEEPEVWDGVLECNEFGPVARQIVEWIDESDMDEENLFSVNVWTQGISDTKKRPVMFWLHGGGFSVGSSNDPMTYGKALAEKGDVVVVSVNHRLNILGFLDLSACGEKYTHSANVGMLDVVKALEWVDKNIEHFGGDPDNVTVFGESGGGGKVGTLMGMPAAKGLFHKAIIQSGTLLNVMTREKSQALGLAVLEKLGLTPGEAEKLDTVNYADLVKAGNEAIADIHGPRKPGSPEMFGFAPSADGVDLIRQPFSPGFTDFSSDIPLMIGSTLNELMPTAYGEKELMMEQAKERLSEVYGNKTDQYVGLFAAAYPDYTPQDLLSVDTVFRPYTIRTADARARQESAPLYVYFLAWKSAVDNASRGSFHGLDIPLVFNNVDLRPDWTGNTEEARALADKMSDAWLNFAKTGNPNVAGKLPEWAPYAAENGATMYFNNESRIVSNHDRELMRFIKPDLGL, from the coding sequence ATGAAAACTATAACAAACTTTATTCTATTTTGCTTTACTGCATCGGTATTATGTATTACAGGGTGTAAGCAAAAAACTGCCCGGCAGCCGCTCCCGATCGTTGAAACAGGTTCGGGCAGGGTGTCCGGTAGCCTTGACGACGATATCTACTCTTTTAAGGGGATTCCCTATGCCCGGGCTCAGCGGTTTATGCCTCCGGAAGAACCCGAAGTGTGGGACGGTGTGCTGGAGTGCAATGAATTCGGGCCTGTTGCCAGACAGATCGTGGAATGGATTGACGAATCCGATATGGATGAAGAAAACCTGTTTAGCGTAAACGTATGGACACAGGGAATATCGGATACCAAAAAACGCCCGGTGATGTTCTGGTTACACGGGGGAGGTTTTTCCGTGGGCAGCAGTAACGACCCCATGACCTACGGAAAGGCCCTGGCTGAAAAAGGGGATGTGGTTGTGGTATCTGTAAATCACCGTTTGAATATTCTGGGTTTCCTCGATTTGTCAGCCTGCGGTGAAAAATACACCCACTCGGCAAATGTGGGTATGCTCGATGTTGTGAAGGCCTTGGAATGGGTCGACAAAAACATTGAACATTTCGGAGGCGATCCTGACAATGTAACCGTTTTCGGCGAATCGGGCGGTGGCGGAAAAGTAGGCACGCTGATGGGGATGCCTGCGGCAAAAGGCTTGTTTCACAAAGCCATCATTCAAAGCGGTACACTACTTAATGTAATGACCCGGGAAAAATCGCAGGCCCTGGGGTTGGCAGTACTTGAAAAGTTAGGGCTCACGCCCGGTGAAGCAGAAAAACTAGACACCGTCAACTATGCTGATCTGGTAAAAGCGGGAAACGAAGCCATCGCTGATATACATGGTCCGAGAAAACCCGGCTCACCGGAGATGTTCGGTTTCGCACCTTCGGCAGATGGTGTCGATTTGATACGTCAGCCTTTTAGTCCCGGGTTTACCGATTTTTCCAGTGACATACCGCTTATGATCGGAAGTACCCTCAATGAGTTGATGCCTACGGCCTATGGAGAAAAAGAATTGATGATGGAACAGGCAAAAGAACGTCTGTCGGAAGTGTATGGAAACAAGACTGATCAATACGTCGGGTTATTCGCAGCGGCCTATCCGGATTATACCCCCCAGGATCTCCTTTCTGTTGATACGGTTTTCAGGCCCTATACCATCAGGACCGCCGACGCCAGGGCCAGACAGGAAAGTGCCCCTTTGTATGTTTACTTTTTAGCGTGGAAAAGTGCTGTGGATAATGCATCCAGAGGTTCTTTTCACGGCCTGGATATTCCTTTGGTATTTAATAATGTCGATTTAAGACCGGACTGGACAGGTAATACAGAAGAAGCCCGGGCATTGGCCGACAAAATGAGCGATGCATGGCTGAACTTTGCCAAAACAGGGAACCCCAATGTAGCAGGTAAACTACCGGAGTGGGCCCCTTATGCCGCAGAAAACGGTGCCACCATGTATTTTAACAATGAAAGCAGGATAGTAAGTAACCACGACCGGGAATTGATGCGTTTTATCAAGCCGGACTTGGGGCTCTGA
- a CDS encoding PLP-dependent aminotransferase family protein — protein MFPWKSILKFSRESTKPIYLQLADAIIKSIHEGHLFPGQKLPGARVLGDLLNLNRKTVTAALEELSSQGWVESYEWKGTFVSNKLPELKYKPLHNTGFGEAVGETGHKVNKFRFLESLYLDYTNVRLIDDGVSDVRLSPLDTLYAYHRSILSKNAFSALLKYNHIEGDLDLRMTLKSYLHTTRGIVTDHQNIFITRGSQMAIYITVTALLKKGDYCITSLPGYQIVDNIINHSGGKVAHVAVDNEGIDVGEVDEICKKKKVRLLYITPHHHYPTTVRLSPKRRIELLQLAIKHNFYILEDDYDYDLHYDNSPLLPLASLNKDGRVIYIGSFSKCLSPSVRVGYFVAPKEIMEAANKLRRIIDRQGDPLLERAVSEFIKSGDLDRHLKKTVRIYKHRRDYFCALLQSNLSEYLSFMQPEGGMSVWLVFKNAEMLKNLPDKLLKQGYLLETDNIFTERFNGVRIGFASLNDVEMDKFIETVKHILD, from the coding sequence ATGTTTCCATGGAAATCGATATTAAAGTTTAGCAGGGAATCGACCAAACCGATCTACCTGCAGTTGGCAGATGCCATAATTAAATCGATCCATGAAGGACATCTTTTTCCCGGACAAAAATTACCCGGGGCCAGGGTGCTTGGAGATTTACTCAATTTAAACCGCAAAACGGTTACGGCTGCCCTGGAAGAACTATCGAGTCAGGGATGGGTGGAAAGCTATGAATGGAAAGGGACTTTCGTATCGAATAAATTGCCTGAATTAAAGTATAAACCATTGCACAATACGGGTTTTGGAGAAGCGGTAGGGGAAACCGGCCATAAAGTCAATAAATTCCGTTTTCTTGAATCCCTATATCTCGATTATACTAATGTTCGCCTGATCGATGACGGGGTTTCCGATGTAAGGTTATCACCGTTGGATACGCTGTATGCATATCATCGTTCCATTCTTTCCAAAAATGCTTTTAGTGCTTTGTTGAAATACAATCATATCGAGGGAGATCTTGATTTGAGAATGACCCTTAAATCTTACCTGCATACAACCCGGGGAATAGTAACCGATCATCAGAATATTTTTATAACGAGGGGCAGTCAGATGGCCATTTATATTACTGTTACTGCTCTGTTAAAGAAAGGTGATTATTGCATTACAAGTTTGCCCGGCTATCAGATCGTTGACAATATTATTAATCATTCGGGAGGTAAAGTAGCCCATGTAGCGGTAGATAACGAAGGTATCGATGTGGGCGAAGTGGATGAGATTTGTAAAAAAAAGAAAGTCAGATTGCTGTACATCACCCCCCATCATCATTATCCGACAACGGTAAGGCTTTCTCCCAAACGCCGTATAGAATTGTTGCAACTGGCCATAAAGCACAATTTTTACATATTGGAAGATGATTATGATTATGATTTGCATTATGATAATAGCCCGCTATTGCCCCTGGCAAGTTTAAACAAGGACGGACGGGTAATCTACATAGGTTCTTTCAGTAAATGCCTCTCACCATCCGTACGTGTAGGGTATTTTGTTGCTCCGAAAGAGATCATGGAGGCTGCTAATAAATTGAGAAGGATCATTGACCGGCAGGGCGACCCCTTATTGGAAAGAGCGGTAAGCGAATTTATAAAGTCCGGCGATTTGGACCGGCATTTGAAAAAAACAGTCAGGATATATAAGCATCGCAGGGATTATTTTTGTGCTTTGTTACAAAGTAATCTCTCGGAATACCTGAGTTTCATGCAACCTGAGGGCGGCATGTCGGTCTGGTTGGTTTTCAAAAATGCGGAGATGTTAAAAAACTTGCCTGACAAACTTTTAAAACAAGGTTATTTGCTTGAAACCGACAATATTTTTACCGAAAGGTTCAATGGGGTCAGGATTGGATTTGCTTCGCTGAACGATGTGGAAATGGACAAATTTATTGAGACGGTGAAGCATATCCTAGATTAA
- a CDS encoding serine hydrolase domain-containing protein, which translates to MDKINLLLASLTVLTFACKSFSMQADDIPRSFNRNPDLKDLGVRAKKVESMDSLLQSFVDERKLNSVAGFVAKGGNIVYKKAFGWKDMENQLPATTDDYYVLFSQTKAITTVAFMTLVEKGLVAIDDPVSKYFPEIPDRVVTKVHEDGTYETRPVQSPMTFVHLMSHTSGLNAGLVEEIRRSEGQKTGTFAGFGGAMPEKAPDGQHSFGGDYNAKYLEDEMLDLAKYPLGFDPGTAWNYHVSTNMLAYLIERISGKPLRQYVKETVLDPLGMTETDWYYGKDALKRFVKTYTMEEGELKLGSQIYVEGAVSSEQTYCEGAIGLNGPIEDYARFCQMLLNKGEFNGHRILKPETVELMTTVDRLRGAEAWGEGFRFGLGFELFNELKKPVPAVSNTAFAWGGLFGTEYIIDPENDMIALFYINMYQRDPLYPLFLEKAYELFNQ; encoded by the coding sequence ATGGATAAGATCAACTTGTTACTGGCATCATTGACTGTACTGACTTTTGCCTGCAAAAGCTTCTCAATGCAGGCAGATGACATTCCCCGGAGCTTTAACCGGAATCCCGACTTAAAAGACCTTGGCGTTCGTGCCAAAAAAGTAGAAAGTATGGATTCTTTGCTACAGTCATTTGTAGATGAAAGAAAGCTGAACAGCGTTGCCGGCTTTGTAGCAAAGGGGGGAAATATAGTGTACAAAAAAGCATTCGGTTGGAAAGATATGGAAAATCAGCTTCCGGCGACCACAGATGACTATTATGTACTGTTTTCACAGACCAAAGCTATCACTACGGTTGCGTTCATGACCCTGGTCGAAAAAGGCCTGGTGGCGATAGACGACCCGGTATCAAAATACTTCCCTGAAATCCCGGACCGGGTGGTAACAAAGGTTCACGAAGACGGCACCTACGAAACCAGGCCGGTTCAATCGCCCATGACCTTTGTTCACCTGATGTCCCATACATCCGGCCTTAATGCGGGGCTTGTTGAGGAGATCCGCCGTTCCGAAGGTCAAAAAACAGGTACGTTTGCCGGCTTTGGCGGTGCTATGCCCGAAAAAGCGCCCGACGGGCAACACAGCTTTGGCGGCGATTATAATGCAAAATACCTCGAAGACGAGATGCTCGACCTGGCAAAATACCCTCTCGGCTTTGATCCGGGGACGGCATGGAATTACCACGTGAGTACCAATATGCTTGCCTACCTGATAGAACGTATTTCGGGTAAACCCCTGCGCCAATATGTGAAGGAAACGGTCCTGGACCCGCTGGGCATGACGGAAACCGATTGGTATTATGGAAAAGATGCATTGAAGCGTTTTGTAAAAACATATACTATGGAAGAAGGTGAGCTGAAACTGGGTTCACAGATATATGTGGAGGGCGCAGTCAGTAGTGAACAGACCTATTGCGAGGGAGCTATCGGGTTGAACGGGCCCATAGAGGATTATGCCAGATTTTGCCAGATGCTGTTAAACAAAGGCGAATTCAATGGTCATCGGATTCTAAAACCCGAAACGGTAGAACTCATGACCACTGTAGACCGGCTCCGGGGAGCGGAAGCCTGGGGAGAAGGGTTCCGGTTTGGTTTGGGGTTTGAACTTTTCAATGAATTAAAGAAGCCCGTACCGGCAGTTTCCAATACGGCGTTTGCCTGGGGAGGGCTGTTTGGCACGGAGTATATTATAGACCCGGAAAACGATATGATTGCTTTGTTCTACATAAATATGTACCAGCGAGATCCCTTATACCCTTTATTCCTCGAAAAGGCTTATGAGTTGTTTAACCAATGA
- a CDS encoding glycoside hydrolase family 3 C-terminal domain-containing protein gives MKSGILYIMVLLSVPVIAQHKIPVYLDVTKPVEERVENALSLMTTEEKVALCHAQSKFSSKGVARLGIPEVWSTDGPHGIREEVLWDEWSGAQWTNDSCTAFPALTCLAATFNTDLSRLYGVSVGEEARYRNKTILLGPGVNIYRTPLNGRNFEYMGEDPYLASRMVVPYIQGVQSAGVAACVKHFALNNQEVWRGHINVHVSDRALHEIYLPAFKAAVQEGNVWSVMGAYNQFRGEHCCHNDLLLNKILKQDWGFDGLVISDWGGVHNTDQAVNNGLDIEMGTYTNGLTTSGHFPYSSYYLADPFLKGIEEGKYDTDVLDDKARRILRVIFRTTMRGDRPFGKFVSPEHSKAARKIAQEGIVLLKNKGQFFPVPVDKYEKIAVIGENASRSLVIGGGSSSLKAAYEVSPLQGLKDKYGDERIVHSLGYASGPSLYGREEPLGLDADSLRTAAVEVAKSADIVLFIGGLNKNHYQDCEGGDRRSMDLPFEQDKLIRDVLKVNKNTAVILLSGNAVSMPWANKVPAIMQGWYLGSEAGNALTDIVSGDVNPSGKLPFSFPEKLEDNGAHFYGELSYPGDSTDQFYKEDILVGYRWFDTKKIKPLFPFGYGLSYTSFAYDNLATDKTQYRDKETVKVSFTLANSGRSDGAEVPQLYVGKSKSEVPRAAKELKAFKKVYLKAGESKEVELEVPIGSLAYYDENISDWVVEPGTYTLMLGSSSGDIKAEVSLKIE, from the coding sequence ATGAAATCAGGAATACTTTATATTATGGTATTATTGTCCGTGCCGGTCATTGCACAGCATAAAATACCTGTTTACCTCGACGTTACAAAACCCGTAGAAGAACGCGTGGAAAATGCACTTTCGCTGATGACCACCGAAGAGAAGGTAGCCCTGTGCCATGCCCAGTCCAAATTCAGTTCAAAAGGAGTGGCCAGGCTCGGAATACCGGAAGTCTGGTCTACGGATGGCCCGCACGGCATACGGGAGGAGGTTTTGTGGGACGAATGGAGCGGCGCACAATGGACCAACGATTCCTGTACCGCATTCCCTGCGCTTACCTGCCTTGCAGCTACATTTAACACAGACCTGTCCCGGTTGTACGGGGTATCCGTCGGAGAAGAAGCCCGGTACCGCAACAAGACCATACTGTTAGGCCCGGGGGTAAACATATACCGGACGCCACTGAACGGCAGGAATTTTGAATACATGGGAGAAGACCCTTACCTGGCCTCCCGTATGGTCGTACCGTACATCCAGGGAGTACAATCTGCGGGAGTGGCTGCCTGCGTGAAACATTTTGCCCTGAACAACCAGGAGGTATGGCGGGGACATATCAATGTCCATGTGAGCGACCGGGCACTTCACGAGATCTATTTACCTGCTTTTAAGGCAGCTGTTCAGGAAGGAAACGTTTGGTCTGTCATGGGAGCTTACAATCAGTTCAGGGGAGAACATTGCTGTCACAATGATTTGCTTTTGAACAAGATCCTTAAACAGGATTGGGGATTTGACGGATTGGTGATCAGTGACTGGGGAGGAGTTCACAATACTGATCAGGCTGTCAATAACGGGCTTGATATTGAAATGGGGACTTACACCAACGGATTGACAACAAGCGGACACTTCCCTTATTCGTCCTATTATCTTGCCGACCCTTTCCTGAAAGGGATTGAGGAAGGCAAATACGATACGGATGTACTGGACGATAAGGCACGCCGCATTCTGCGTGTGATCTTCAGGACTACCATGAGGGGAGATCGTCCGTTTGGAAAGTTTGTTTCACCGGAACACAGCAAGGCGGCAAGAAAAATTGCACAGGAAGGTATCGTTTTGCTGAAGAACAAAGGGCAATTTTTCCCCGTACCCGTAGATAAATACGAAAAAATAGCCGTGATCGGGGAAAATGCTTCCCGGAGCCTGGTCATAGGAGGCGGATCGTCTTCGTTAAAAGCCGCCTATGAAGTTTCCCCTTTGCAGGGGCTTAAAGACAAATATGGGGATGAGCGTATAGTCCACAGCCTCGGTTATGCCTCCGGACCTTCGCTTTACGGGCGCGAAGAGCCGTTAGGTTTGGATGCGGATTCGTTGAGGACAGCCGCGGTAGAGGTTGCCAAAAGCGCAGATATTGTGCTGTTTATCGGAGGCCTTAATAAAAATCACTATCAGGACTGTGAAGGAGGGGACAGAAGGTCTATGGATCTTCCGTTTGAACAGGACAAACTGATCCGGGATGTATTGAAAGTCAACAAAAATACAGCCGTGATATTGCTCAGCGGAAATGCGGTAAGCATGCCCTGGGCAAACAAGGTTCCCGCGATCATGCAAGGCTGGTACCTGGGTTCGGAAGCCGGAAATGCATTAACGGATATTGTTTCCGGTGATGTAAACCCTTCCGGAAAACTGCCTTTTTCTTTTCCTGAAAAACTGGAAGATAACGGGGCACATTTTTACGGGGAACTTTCATATCCCGGCGACAGTACCGATCAATTTTATAAGGAAGATATTCTCGTAGGCTATCGTTGGTTCGATACCAAAAAGATCAAACCGCTCTTTCCCTTCGGTTACGGATTGAGCTATACCTCCTTCGCCTATGATAATCTTGCTACAGATAAAACTCAATATAGAGATAAAGAAACCGTAAAGGTATCGTTTACCCTCGCCAATTCGGGAAGGTCCGACGGGGCCGAAGTACCGCAATTGTATGTAGGCAAATCAAAATCGGAGGTGCCACGGGCGGCAAAGGAATTGAAAGCATTTAAAAAGGTCTACCTCAAAGCCGGTGAAAGTAAAGAGGTGGAACTGGAAGTACCCATTGGCAGCCTGGCATACTATGATGAAAATATAAGTGATTGGGTTGTAGAACCCGGTACTTACACGCTTATGCTGGGCAGCTCGTCCGGTGATATAAAAGCTGAGGTGAGTTTAAAAATTGAGTGA
- a CDS encoding cellulase N-terminal Ig-like domain-containing protein produces MKRLLFILFAVLLLTAFHSVRGEELKINDLEYFEKQGLNVLVYSNLFTGGFNDEKNAGIELIQHGVRTSQGGAVRLSSTPEQWDLVPEVLNRKVDRESQSIEAVLRYEDYDFDSRVVVSARGKGVEISVYLDKPVPGKLEGKAGFNLEFLPSKYWGKTYLMDGRLHRFSRYLAGDNTTKPNREKLKQFKGYVTSDDRGTGRFIDPLPLETGHNLLLAPDDPEHTVKVTSKDADLMLFDGRVLAQNGWYVVRSVLPAGKTGKVLTWTVEPNAIKGWIREPNIGFSQVGYLPSQPKVSVIELDKNGQPQPKASLFKIDENGKATRVFSGKVEPWGDYYKYHYVKFDFTSVTTPGIYYIQYGDIKTNNFIIDHGVYDKITDATSDNWIPIHMNHMFVREAYRVWHGEPFKEGYRQAPPNTDHFDLHWQGPTTDTEYEGLELIPGLNTGGFFDAGDFDIETGSNISVVQNFVRIWESFEPQRDQTFVDQEQRYVELHRQDGVPDILQFIEHGAQQLVAQAEIIGHMAQTLSNSVLYNYHHLGDAASITDGLPYDSKLGPYEVAADGQSSGVKDDMWAFTSRDPSRDLWAATMFASVSRALKGYNDDLSERALFQSKRLLKEATELLADQPGAPSDRRGGAADVSTNLQLYISTGEQQYADKYQELLWPALDRNLSFVIFTALQGIPHMDASFKEKLRPYVVRYKDYIDELEEDNPYGVPIGLGNWAGSGMVVNFGTTVIWANKFFPEIIDAGHAFKAADWLYGCHPYHNYSLVATVGAARPKAVFYGNNRADFSFIPGNVAPGVLFRKPDHFENYDDWPFLWGENEGTIAGNTGYLFFGSAFKDMVNSWTMGN; encoded by the coding sequence ATGAAAAGATTATTATTTATACTATTTGCAGTGTTGTTATTGACAGCATTTCACAGTGTCAGAGGGGAGGAACTGAAAATTAACGACCTGGAATATTTTGAAAAACAGGGGCTTAATGTGCTGGTGTACAGCAATCTTTTTACCGGAGGGTTTAACGATGAGAAAAACGCCGGGATCGAATTGATCCAACATGGGGTAAGAACCTCCCAGGGAGGGGCTGTGAGACTTTCCAGCACCCCGGAACAGTGGGATCTGGTCCCCGAGGTCTTAAACCGGAAAGTAGATCGCGAATCGCAAAGTATCGAAGCTGTTTTAAGGTATGAAGATTACGACTTCGATTCCCGTGTTGTGGTCAGTGCCCGGGGAAAAGGTGTGGAGATCTCCGTTTACCTGGACAAGCCCGTTCCCGGGAAACTTGAAGGAAAAGCCGGATTTAACCTGGAATTCCTCCCCTCGAAGTATTGGGGAAAAACATACCTGATGGATGGGCGTCTTCATCGTTTTTCCCGCTATCTGGCAGGAGATAATACAACAAAGCCCAACCGTGAAAAACTAAAGCAGTTCAAAGGTTATGTAACTTCTGATGACAGGGGGACGGGAAGGTTTATCGATCCGCTTCCTCTCGAAACCGGTCATAACCTTCTTCTTGCACCAGATGACCCGGAGCATACGGTAAAAGTAACCTCAAAGGATGCGGATCTGATGCTGTTTGACGGGCGTGTGCTGGCACAAAACGGCTGGTATGTAGTGCGCAGTGTACTTCCTGCAGGCAAAACCGGAAAGGTTTTGACCTGGACCGTTGAACCCAACGCCATTAAAGGTTGGATCAGGGAACCGAATATAGGTTTTTCCCAGGTGGGCTACCTCCCTTCACAGCCCAAAGTTTCCGTGATTGAACTCGATAAGAACGGCCAGCCACAGCCAAAGGCATCGCTGTTTAAAATAGATGAGAATGGAAAAGCTACCCGGGTATTTAGCGGCAAGGTGGAGCCCTGGGGCGATTATTACAAATATCACTATGTGAAGTTCGATTTTACTTCGGTCACCACTCCGGGGATATACTATATTCAGTACGGAGATATTAAAACCAATAACTTCATCATAGACCATGGCGTTTATGATAAGATTACCGACGCTACAAGCGATAATTGGATTCCCATACACATGAACCATATGTTTGTGAGAGAGGCTTACAGGGTATGGCACGGGGAGCCTTTTAAGGAAGGGTACCGCCAGGCCCCGCCCAATACGGATCATTTTGACCTTCACTGGCAGGGACCGACAACCGATACTGAGTACGAAGGGCTGGAGTTGATCCCGGGGTTAAACACAGGAGGTTTTTTCGATGCCGGGGATTTTGATATCGAGACAGGGTCCAATATTAGCGTAGTACAGAATTTTGTACGGATCTGGGAAAGTTTTGAACCCCAGAGGGACCAGACTTTTGTCGACCAGGAGCAACGTTATGTAGAGCTTCACCGTCAGGATGGAGTGCCGGATATATTGCAGTTTATCGAGCACGGAGCTCAGCAACTGGTAGCTCAGGCCGAGATTATCGGTCATATGGCACAGACCCTCTCCAATTCTGTGCTCTATAATTACCACCACCTTGGCGATGCCGCCTCTATCACCGATGGTCTTCCTTACGATTCAAAACTCGGTCCCTATGAAGTAGCTGCCGACGGACAGTCGAGCGGGGTTAAGGACGATATGTGGGCATTTACCAGCCGCGATCCCTCACGCGACCTGTGGGCAGCAACCATGTTTGCTTCGGTAAGCCGGGCGTTGAAGGGGTATAATGACGATCTTTCGGAAAGGGCCCTGTTCCAGTCCAAAAGACTTTTGAAAGAGGCGACGGAATTACTTGCTGATCAACCCGGGGCTCCCTCTGACAGGAGAGGTGGAGCGGCAGATGTTTCTACCAATCTTCAGTTGTATATCTCTACCGGAGAACAGCAGTATGCCGATAAGTACCAGGAACTTTTATGGCCTGCACTGGACCGCAATCTCAGTTTTGTGATCTTTACGGCATTGCAGGGGATCCCCCATATGGATGCCTCCTTTAAGGAAAAGCTTCGTCCGTATGTGGTCAGGTACAAAGACTATATTGACGAACTGGAAGAAGACAACCCCTACGGTGTACCTATTGGACTCGGCAACTGGGCGGGTAGCGGAATGGTAGTGAATTTTGGCACAACCGTTATCTGGGCCAACAAATTTTTCCCCGAAATTATTGATGCCGGTCACGCTTTTAAAGCAGCCGATTGGCTCTATGGCTGTCATCCTTATCACAATTATTCCCTGGTAGCCACGGTAGGTGCTGCCCGCCCCAAAGCGGTTTTTTACGGAAACAACCGGGCCGATTTCTCTTTTATTCCGGGGAATGTTGCACCGGGCGTATTGTTCAGAAAGCCCGATCACTTTGAAAATTACGACGATTGGCCCTTTTTATGGGGAGAGAACGAAGGGACCATTGCCGGAAATACCGGTTATTTGTTTTTTGGTTCGGCTTTTAAAGACATGGTAAATTCATGGACTATGGGAAATTAA